From one Thalassobaculum sp. OXR-137 genomic stretch:
- the def gene encoding peptide deformylase gives MAKRPIIWAPDPVLKTKCTPVPAVDDEIRTLMDDMLDTMYAAPGIGLAAPQIGVTKRVIVVDVSEKDEPRAPICLANPEIVWKSDETAPHEEGCLSLPDLYADVERPVAVKVRYLDRDGAGQELEADGLLAICLQHEIDHIDGVLFVDHLSALKRNMFLKKMVKAKKARAREDAA, from the coding sequence ATGGCGAAGCGGCCGATCATCTGGGCACCCGATCCCGTTCTGAAAACCAAGTGCACGCCGGTGCCCGCGGTGGACGACGAGATCCGCACGCTCATGGACGACATGCTGGACACCATGTACGCGGCTCCCGGCATCGGACTGGCCGCACCCCAGATCGGCGTGACCAAGCGGGTGATCGTCGTCGACGTGTCCGAGAAGGACGAGCCGCGCGCGCCGATCTGCCTCGCCAATCCGGAGATCGTGTGGAAGTCCGACGAGACCGCCCCGCATGAGGAGGGCTGCCTGTCGCTGCCCGACCTCTATGCCGATGTGGAGCGTCCGGTCGCGGTCAAGGTGCGCTATCTCGACCGCGACGGGGCCGGCCAGGAGCTGGAGGCCGACGGCCTTCTGGCGATCTGCCTGCAGCACGAGATCGACCATATCGACGGCGTCCTCTTCGTCGATCATCTCTCCGCGTTGAAGCGGAACATGTTCCTGAAGAAGATGGTCAAGGCGAAGAAGGCCCGCGCGCGCGAAGACGCGGCCTGA
- a CDS encoding DNA recombination protein RmuC has translation MTGTDILLIALIAIVLVVAILLYLRSNAGSGLAEVLAERDRRQAELTERLSASQEQLSGRLTQIAESQSAAQARMAEALQVQEREIAKKLEERLADVTKRIGEGLEKSSKSTETTMGDLKERLAVIDRAQKNITELSTQVDGLQAILSNKQARGAFGEIQLNDLVTQALPPSAYSFQATVGGNRRVDCLLTLPNPPGAIAIDAKFPLEAYHVLQAATTDEERIVARRRLAQEIGVHVRAIAEKYIVPGETAESALMFLPSEAVYAELHANLPAVVQDAFRRRVWIVSPTTLMATLNTVRAVLKDASMREQAHVIQAEVGKLLDDVTRLDDRVSKLDRHFNQATDDIRQIRISTDKVTKRSERIQEIELEQPSAITDAAPTPPRLAAVED, from the coding sequence ATGACAGGAACCGACATTCTCCTCATCGCCCTGATCGCCATCGTTCTCGTGGTGGCGATCCTGCTGTATCTGCGCTCGAACGCCGGCTCCGGGCTGGCGGAGGTGCTGGCCGAGCGCGACCGGCGCCAGGCCGAACTGACCGAGCGGCTCTCGGCGAGCCAGGAGCAGCTGTCCGGCCGCCTCACCCAGATCGCCGAGAGCCAGTCGGCGGCCCAGGCGCGCATGGCGGAAGCCCTGCAGGTCCAGGAACGCGAGATCGCCAAGAAGCTGGAAGAGCGCCTCGCCGACGTCACCAAGCGGATCGGCGAGGGGCTGGAGAAGTCGTCGAAGTCCACCGAGACGACCATGGGCGACCTGAAGGAGCGGCTCGCCGTCATCGACCGGGCGCAGAAGAACATCACCGAACTGTCCACCCAGGTCGACGGGCTGCAGGCGATCCTGTCGAACAAGCAGGCGCGCGGCGCCTTCGGCGAGATCCAGCTCAACGATCTGGTCACCCAGGCCCTGCCGCCGAGCGCCTACAGCTTCCAGGCGACGGTGGGCGGTAACCGCCGGGTCGACTGTCTGCTGACCCTGCCGAACCCGCCGGGCGCCATCGCCATCGACGCCAAGTTCCCGCTGGAGGCCTATCACGTGCTCCAGGCGGCGACGACGGACGAGGAGCGCATCGTCGCCCGCCGCCGCCTTGCCCAGGAGATCGGCGTGCATGTGCGGGCCATCGCCGAGAAATACATCGTGCCGGGCGAGACGGCGGAATCCGCGCTGATGTTCCTGCCCTCGGAAGCGGTCTATGCGGAGCTGCACGCCAACCTGCCCGCCGTGGTGCAGGACGCCTTCCGCCGTCGGGTCTGGATCGTGTCGCCGACCACCTTGATGGCGACACTGAACACGGTCCGCGCGGTGCTGAAGGACGCCTCCATGCGCGAACAGGCGCATGTGATCCAGGCCGAGGTCGGCAAGCTGCTGGACGACGTGACCCGGCTGGACGACCGGGTGAGCAAGCTCGACCGGCATTTCAATCAGGCGACCGACGACATCCGCCAGATCCGCATCTCCACCGACAAGGTGACGAAGCGGAGCGAACGGATCCAGGAGATCGAACTGGAACAGCCGAGCGCGATCACCGATGCCGCCCCCACGCCGCCGAGGCTGGCGGCGGTGGAGGATTGA
- a CDS encoding prephenate dehydratase has translation MTDQPKVAYQGQPGAYSHLACVAAAPDHEPMPCYSFEDMLSAVQDGTAELAMVPVENSVAGRVADIHHLLPESGLFIIGEHFQRVNHMLLGLKGATLEGLKEVHAHPQGLAQCRKLIQKYGLKRMQHADNAGAAKDVAEWNDPSIAAIASSLAAEVYGLEILADSVEDFAHNTTRFLVMSKAPKLPPVSADKVVTTIVFRVRSVPAALYKALGGFATNGINLTKLESYLVGGSFEAAQFYVDAEGHPEERHMALALEELKFFCPPDAVRILGTYPMSPFRASAARPEGD, from the coding sequence ATGACCGACCAGCCGAAAGTCGCCTATCAGGGGCAGCCGGGCGCCTATTCCCATCTGGCCTGCGTGGCGGCCGCGCCCGATCACGAGCCGATGCCCTGCTACAGCTTCGAGGACATGCTGTCGGCGGTGCAGGACGGCACGGCGGAGCTGGCCATGGTGCCGGTGGAGAACTCGGTGGCCGGCCGCGTGGCCGACATCCACCACCTGCTGCCGGAATCGGGCCTTTTCATCATCGGTGAGCACTTCCAGCGCGTGAACCACATGCTGCTCGGCCTCAAGGGCGCGACCCTGGAGGGGCTGAAGGAGGTCCACGCTCATCCCCAGGGACTGGCCCAGTGCCGCAAGCTGATCCAGAAATACGGCCTGAAGCGGATGCAGCACGCCGACAATGCCGGGGCGGCCAAGGACGTGGCCGAGTGGAACGACCCTTCCATTGCCGCCATTGCCTCGTCGCTTGCCGCCGAGGTCTACGGGCTGGAGATCCTGGCCGACTCGGTGGAGGATTTCGCCCACAACACCACCCGCTTCCTGGTGATGTCCAAGGCGCCGAAGCTGCCGCCGGTGTCCGCCGACAAGGTGGTCACGACCATCGTCTTCCGGGTCCGCAGCGTGCCGGCCGCCCTGTACAAGGCGCTGGGCGGCTTCGCCACCAACGGCATCAACCTGACCAAGCTGGAGAGCTATCTGGTCGGCGGCTCGTTCGAGGCGGCGCAATTCTATGTCGACGCCGAGGGCCATCCCGAGGAGCGCCACATGGCGCTGGCGCTGGAGGAGTTGAAGTTCTTCTGCCCGCCGGATGCCGTCCGGATCCTCGGCACCTACCCGATGAGCCCCTTCCGCGCCAGCGCAGCCCGGCCCGAGGGGGATTGA
- a CDS encoding 3-deoxy-manno-octulosonate cytidylyltransferase, which translates to MNPILMIPARLASSRLPNKPLADIHGVPMIVQVLRRALEADAGPVVVAAGDQAIADAVEAAGGRAVMTDAALPSGTDRIHQALGRIDPDGKHDVIVNIQGDLPVLETKTVRATIEALNRMPDADWSTAACAITEPEDLDPASGVNKVATAWEPNGLFGRALYFSKHPIPWGEGEVFHHIGLYSYRRAALDRFVTLPPSPLEIRERLEQLRALEAGMRIEVARVETIPLGVDTQRQLEQARALLAPSGETA; encoded by the coding sequence ATGAACCCGATTCTCATGATCCCCGCCCGCTTGGCCTCGTCCCGCCTGCCGAACAAGCCGCTGGCCGATATTCACGGCGTCCCGATGATCGTGCAGGTGCTGCGCCGGGCACTGGAAGCCGATGCCGGCCCCGTCGTCGTCGCCGCCGGCGACCAGGCGATCGCCGACGCCGTCGAGGCCGCCGGCGGACGCGCGGTGATGACCGATGCGGCGCTGCCCTCGGGGACCGACCGGATCCACCAGGCGCTGGGCAGGATCGATCCGGACGGCAAACATGACGTGATCGTCAACATCCAGGGCGACCTGCCCGTGCTGGAGACCAAGACGGTGCGCGCCACCATCGAGGCGCTTAACCGTATGCCCGATGCCGACTGGAGCACGGCCGCCTGCGCCATCACCGAGCCGGAGGACCTCGATCCCGCCAGCGGCGTGAACAAGGTCGCCACCGCCTGGGAGCCGAACGGGCTGTTCGGCCGCGCCCTGTACTTCTCCAAGCACCCGATCCCCTGGGGCGAGGGCGAAGTGTTCCACCATATCGGCCTGTACAGCTACCGCCGCGCCGCGCTCGACCGGTTCGTGACCCTGCCGCCGTCGCCGCTGGAGATCCGCGAGCGCCTCGAGCAGCTCCGCGCGCTGGAGGCCGGCATGCGCATCGAAGTGGCCCGGGTGGAGACCATTCCGCTCGGCGTCGACACCCAGCGCCAGCTCGAGCAGGCCCGCGCCCTGCTGGCCCCTTCCGGAGAGACCGCATGA
- a CDS encoding cytochrome c family protein, translating into MATSLEGNKIIAGILCAGLLAMATGKIADALVHPNHLEENAFKIEVAEGASSQTAAAAGPEPVEPVLGLLASADVAAGEALTKKCAACHTFDNGGANKVGPNLYGVVMGPKAHRDDFAYSDAMANFSDPATWTYTSLNKFLNKPKDYMPGTKMNFAGLKKASERADLIAYLRTMADSPAPLPSDEEIQKAEEEFKTATGG; encoded by the coding sequence ATGGCGACGTCGCTCGAAGGCAACAAGATCATCGCAGGCATCCTGTGCGCGGGACTGCTGGCGATGGCGACCGGAAAGATCGCGGACGCGCTGGTCCATCCGAACCACCTGGAAGAGAACGCGTTCAAGATCGAGGTCGCCGAGGGCGCCTCGTCGCAGACGGCCGCTGCGGCCGGTCCGGAGCCGGTCGAGCCGGTCCTGGGCCTGCTGGCCAGCGCCGATGTCGCCGCCGGCGAGGCCCTGACCAAGAAGTGCGCGGCCTGCCACACCTTCGACAATGGCGGCGCGAACAAGGTCGGTCCGAACCTCTACGGCGTGGTGATGGGGCCGAAGGCGCATCGCGACGACTTCGCCTATTCCGACGCCATGGCGAACTTCTCCGACCCGGCGACCTGGACATACACGTCGCTGAACAAGTTCCTGAACAAGCCGAAGGACTACATGCCCGGCACGAAGATGAACTTCGCGGGCCTGAAGAAGGCGTCCGAGCGCGCCGACCTGATCGCCTATCTGCGCACCATGGCCGACTCTCCGGCGCCGCTGCCGTCGGACGAGGAGATCCAGAAGGCCGAGGAAGAGTTCAAGACGGCGACCGGCGGCTGA
- a CDS encoding inositol monophosphatase family protein, translated as MTGFTLEAAADFAAELADAARPIIRDYFRTGVVVDIKADDSPVTVADRSVEKALRAMIEARFPDHGIAGEEFGPKNLDAEYVWSLDPIDGTKAFITGRPTFGTLIGLLRRGEPVLGVIDCPILDERWVGGPEVATLLNGKPMMEPVSKPLDKAILTATSPDMFNAMEAPRFAALKDACGLTLFSGDCHNFGLLALGTIDLVVESSLSDYDYLAPAAVVTGAGGKLTDWTGAPVSLGSTSRIVAARNPALHAAAVAILSS; from the coding sequence ATGACCGGGTTCACCCTCGAGGCGGCGGCGGATTTCGCCGCCGAGCTGGCCGACGCCGCCCGGCCGATCATCCGGGACTATTTCCGCACCGGCGTTGTCGTCGACATCAAGGCCGACGACAGCCCCGTGACCGTCGCCGACCGCAGCGTCGAGAAGGCCCTGCGCGCGATGATCGAGGCCCGCTTCCCCGATCACGGCATCGCCGGCGAGGAATTCGGCCCGAAGAATCTGGACGCCGAATACGTCTGGTCCCTCGACCCGATCGACGGCACCAAGGCCTTCATCACCGGACGCCCGACCTTCGGCACCCTGATCGGCCTGCTGCGGCGGGGCGAGCCGGTTCTCGGCGTGATCGACTGCCCGATCCTGGACGAACGCTGGGTCGGCGGACCGGAAGTGGCGACCCTCCTCAACGGCAAGCCGATGATGGAGCCGGTCTCCAAGCCGCTCGACAAGGCGATCCTGACCGCCACCTCGCCGGACATGTTCAACGCCATGGAAGCGCCCCGCTTCGCCGCGTTGAAGGACGCCTGCGGCCTGACCCTGTTCAGCGGCGACTGCCACAATTTCGGCCTGCTGGCCCTGGGCACCATCGATCTGGTGGTCGAGTCCAGCCTCAGCGATTACGACTATCTGGCTCCCGCCGCCGTGGTGACCGGCGCGGGCGGCAAGCTGACGGACTGGACCGGCGCGCCGGTCAGCCTCGGCTCCACGTCGCGCATCGTCGCGGCGCGCAATCCGGCCCTGCACGCCGCCGCCGTCGCCATCCTCTCCTCCTGA
- a CDS encoding extracellular solute-binding protein, whose product MTIARFAAILAVATTSALASAAAQDYTAEPTHAIAMHGEAKYGPDFDHFDYVNPDAPKGGTLTLEDSGGFDNFNPYILRGTPAGGLSYLGSNMIFEALLEPSEDEPFTKYGRLAETIEVPEDRSWIAFNLNPKARFQDGKPVTAEDVVWSFNTLVEKGSPIYASYWSDVQEVRATGERRALFIFKNNKNKELPLILGQMPVLPKHFWDGRDFSEPLTEPPVGSGPYTIESFEFGRRIAYKRDETYWGADIPVNKGQNNMDRIAYEVFRDREVATEAFKSGAFDFRAENSAKRWATAYNFPALDAGMVVKEEIPNNASGGLQGFVYNLRKPIFQDRTVREALGYAFDFEWTNQTLMYGSYARTNSYFTNTGLESSGLPEGAELALLEPLRDQLPPEVFTTPYKAPVSDGSGSDRRNLRTALKLLQDAGWSLQDGVMTKDGMRLEFEILMSQASTERLVLPFIDSLGKIGVKATPRLVDPIQYQNRIRDFDFDMTTGAFGQSTSPGNEQWEFWGSVVADQPGSRNIMGIKNPAIDALIRHVVAADSREDLEVATRALDRALLWNHYVIPQFHSDNFRLIYWNKFEHPDVAPKYGLGFPGTWWIDPDKAAAVRAYLGKR is encoded by the coding sequence ATGACGATAGCCCGTTTCGCCGCCATCCTGGCCGTCGCTACGACGTCCGCCCTCGCTTCGGCCGCCGCCCAGGACTACACGGCCGAGCCGACCCACGCGATCGCGATGCACGGGGAGGCCAAATACGGGCCTGATTTCGATCATTTTGACTACGTGAACCCGGACGCGCCGAAGGGCGGAACCCTGACGCTGGAGGATTCCGGCGGCTTCGACAATTTCAACCCGTATATCCTGCGCGGCACCCCGGCCGGCGGCCTGAGCTATCTCGGATCGAACATGATCTTCGAAGCCCTGTTGGAGCCGAGCGAGGACGAGCCGTTCACCAAATACGGCCGCCTCGCCGAGACCATCGAGGTGCCTGAGGACCGGTCCTGGATCGCCTTCAACCTGAACCCGAAGGCGCGGTTCCAGGACGGCAAGCCGGTAACGGCCGAGGATGTGGTCTGGAGCTTCAACACCCTGGTGGAGAAGGGCTCGCCGATCTACGCGTCGTACTGGAGCGATGTGCAGGAGGTGCGGGCGACCGGCGAACGTCGCGCCCTGTTCATCTTCAAGAACAACAAGAACAAGGAACTGCCGCTGATCCTCGGCCAGATGCCGGTGCTGCCGAAGCATTTCTGGGACGGCCGCGACTTCTCCGAGCCGCTGACCGAGCCGCCGGTCGGCTCGGGGCCCTACACGATCGAGAGCTTCGAGTTCGGCCGACGCATCGCCTACAAGCGCGACGAGACCTATTGGGGGGCCGACATCCCGGTCAACAAGGGTCAGAACAACATGGACCGGATCGCCTATGAGGTGTTCCGCGACCGCGAGGTGGCGACGGAGGCCTTCAAATCCGGCGCCTTCGACTTCCGGGCCGAGAACTCGGCCAAGCGGTGGGCCACGGCCTACAACTTCCCCGCCCTCGACGCCGGCATGGTGGTGAAGGAGGAGATCCCGAACAACGCCTCCGGCGGCCTGCAGGGCTTCGTCTACAACCTGCGCAAGCCGATCTTCCAGGACCGCACGGTGCGCGAGGCCCTGGGCTACGCGTTCGATTTCGAATGGACCAACCAGACGCTGATGTACGGGTCCTATGCCCGGACCAACAGCTACTTCACCAACACGGGTCTGGAATCCAGCGGCCTGCCGGAGGGGGCGGAGCTCGCCCTGCTGGAGCCGCTGCGCGACCAGCTTCCGCCGGAGGTCTTCACCACGCCGTACAAGGCGCCGGTCAGCGACGGGTCCGGCAGCGACCGCAGGAACCTGCGCACGGCGCTCAAGCTGCTGCAGGATGCCGGCTGGTCGCTCCAGGACGGGGTGATGACCAAGGACGGCATGCGGCTGGAATTCGAGATCCTGATGAGCCAGGCCTCGACCGAGCGGCTGGTGCTGCCGTTCATCGACAGCCTGGGCAAGATCGGGGTGAAGGCGACGCCGCGGCTGGTCGATCCGATCCAGTATCAGAACCGGATCCGGGATTTCGACTTCGACATGACCACCGGCGCCTTCGGCCAGTCCACGTCGCCCGGCAACGAGCAGTGGGAGTTCTGGGGATCCGTCGTCGCCGATCAGCCGGGCTCGAGAAACATCATGGGCATCAAGAATCCGGCGATCGACGCCCTGATCCGCCACGTGGTCGCCGCGGACAGCCGCGAGGACCTGGAGGTGGCGACCCGGGCGCTGGACCGGGCGCTGCTGTGGAACCACTACGTCATTCCGCAATTCCACAGCGACAACTTCCGCCTGATCTACTGGAACAAGTTCGAGCATCCGGACGTCGCGCCGAAATACGGGCTCGGCTTCCCCGGCACCTGGTGGATCGATCCGGACAAGGCGGCCGCCGTCCGCGCCTATCTCGGCAAGCGCTGA
- a CDS encoding microcin C ABC transporter permease YejB encodes MTAYILKRLLLIIPTLFAIMVLNFAIMQAAPGGPIDQVIAQISGQNTDATARISGNTSAPGEASAPRSDGSSTTRSARGLDPELIKRLERQFGFDKPMHERFLDMMGNYLRFDFGDSFFKSGSVVDLVLEKMPVSISLGIWTTLLVYLISIPLGIRKAVRDGSAFDVWTSGVIIVGYAIPGFLFAVLLIVLFAGGSFLQWFPLRGLVSDNWEQLDWGARILDYLWHMVLPITAMVVGGFASLTMLTKNSFLDEINKQYVLTARAKGLSERSVLYGHVFRNAMLIVVAGFPSAFVSVLFTGALFVEIIFSLDGLGLLGFEAAISRDYPVIFATLYFFTLLGLLLNLLGDVMYTIIDPRIDFERREG; translated from the coding sequence ATGACCGCCTACATCCTGAAACGGCTGCTGCTGATCATCCCGACGCTGTTCGCCATCATGGTGCTCAACTTCGCGATCATGCAGGCGGCACCCGGGGGACCGATCGATCAGGTGATCGCCCAGATCAGCGGTCAGAATACCGACGCCACCGCCCGGATCAGCGGCAATACCAGCGCGCCGGGCGAGGCGTCGGCCCCGCGCTCCGACGGCTCGTCGACCACCCGCAGCGCCCGGGGACTGGATCCGGAACTGATCAAGCGGCTGGAACGCCAGTTCGGCTTCGACAAGCCGATGCATGAGCGCTTCCTGGACATGATGGGCAACTACCTGCGCTTCGATTTCGGCGACAGCTTCTTCAAGAGCGGGTCTGTGGTCGATCTGGTGCTGGAGAAGATGCCGGTCTCGATCTCGCTCGGCATCTGGACGACGCTGCTGGTCTACCTGATCTCGATCCCGCTCGGCATCCGCAAGGCGGTGCGCGACGGCTCGGCCTTCGACGTGTGGACCAGCGGGGTCATCATCGTCGGTTATGCGATCCCGGGGTTCCTGTTCGCCGTGCTGCTGATCGTGCTGTTCGCCGGAGGCAGCTTCCTGCAGTGGTTTCCGCTGCGCGGCCTGGTCTCCGACAACTGGGAGCAGCTCGACTGGGGCGCGCGGATCCTCGACTACCTCTGGCACATGGTGCTGCCCATCACGGCCATGGTGGTCGGCGGTTTTGCCAGCCTGACCATGCTGACCAAGAACTCGTTCCTGGACGAGATCAACAAGCAGTACGTCCTGACCGCCCGCGCCAAGGGGCTGAGCGAGCGCAGCGTCCTCTACGGCCACGTGTTCCGCAACGCCATGCTGATCGTGGTGGCCGGCTTCCCCAGCGCCTTCGTCAGCGTGCTGTTCACCGGGGCGCTGTTCGTGGAGATCATCTTCTCGCTGGACGGGCTCGGCCTGCTCGGCTTCGAGGCGGCGATCAGCCGGGACTATCCGGTCATCTTCGCCACCCTCTACTTCTTCACCCTGCTCGGCCTGCTGCTGAATCTGCTCGGCGACGTGATGTACACGATCATCGATCCACGGATCGATTTCGAGCGGCGGGAGGGCTGA
- a CDS encoding ABC transporter permease, with product MSDIPNQASADRRPTVFGIRVSPINRRRYENFKANRRGWWSLWLFLVLFVFSLLADVVANDKPLLIVYDGGLYTPIVRSYPETTFGGDFPTEADYRDPFVQELIAEKGFTVWPLIPYSFQTIDRELTVPAPSPPDARHWLGTDDQARDVLARVIYGFRISILFGLALTAAASVIGVAAGAVQGYYGGLIDLGFQRFIEIWGGMPFLYILIILSSIIVPGFWTLLFLLLLFQWTQLVGVVRAEFLRARNFDYVRAARALGVGDRTIMRRHVLPNAMVATLTFMPFILNGSITALTGLDFLGFGLPPGSPSLGELLNQGKQNLQAPWLGLTAFFTLAIMLSLLIFVGEAVRDAFDPRKTFSQ from the coding sequence GTGTCCGACATCCCCAACCAGGCTTCGGCCGACCGCCGGCCGACTGTCTTCGGCATCCGCGTGTCGCCGATCAACCGCCGCCGGTACGAGAACTTCAAAGCCAACCGGCGGGGCTGGTGGTCGCTCTGGCTGTTCCTCGTCCTGTTCGTCTTCAGCCTGCTGGCCGACGTGGTCGCCAACGACAAGCCGCTGCTCATCGTCTACGACGGCGGCCTCTACACGCCCATCGTGCGGTCCTATCCGGAGACCACCTTCGGCGGCGACTTCCCGACCGAGGCCGACTACCGCGATCCCTTCGTCCAGGAGCTGATCGCCGAGAAGGGCTTCACGGTCTGGCCGCTGATCCCCTATTCGTTCCAGACGATCGACCGGGAGCTGACCGTGCCGGCCCCGTCGCCGCCTGACGCCCGGCACTGGCTCGGTACCGACGACCAGGCGCGCGACGTGCTCGCCCGGGTGATCTACGGGTTCCGCATCTCCATCCTGTTCGGCCTGGCGCTGACCGCTGCGGCCTCGGTGATCGGCGTGGCCGCCGGTGCGGTCCAGGGGTATTATGGCGGGCTGATCGATCTCGGCTTCCAGCGCTTCATCGAGATCTGGGGCGGGATGCCGTTCCTCTACATTCTGATCATCCTGTCCTCGATCATCGTGCCCGGCTTCTGGACGCTGCTGTTCCTGCTGCTGCTGTTCCAGTGGACCCAACTCGTCGGCGTGGTGCGGGCCGAGTTCCTGCGCGCCCGCAATTTCGACTATGTCCGCGCCGCCCGGGCGCTGGGCGTCGGCGACCGGACGATCATGCGCCGCCACGTCCTGCCCAACGCCATGGTGGCGACCCTGACCTTCATGCCCTTCATCCTGAACGGATCGATCACCGCCCTGACCGGGCTCGACTTCCTGGGCTTCGGCCTGCCGCCCGGTTCGCCCTCCCTCGGCGAGCTGCTGAACCAGGGCAAACAGAACCTGCAGGCCCCCTGGCTCGGTCTCACCGCCTTCTTCACGCTGGCGATCATGTTGAGCCTGCTGATCTTCGTCGGCGAGGCGGTGCGCGACGCCTTCGACCCGCGAAAGACCTTCTCCCAATGA
- a CDS encoding ABC transporter ATP-binding protein, producing the protein MTEQHEKPLLRVRDLSVSFGRNEPAVRGVSFDVHKGETVALVGESGSGKSVTALSTLRLLPYPLASHGPASSVTWKGEEIMGADERTLMRIRGDEIAMIFQEPMTSLNPLHTVEKQIGETLALHKGLRDNAARARTLELLDLVGIKDPESRLASYPHQLSGGQRQRVMIAMALANEPDLLIADEPTTALDVTIQAQILALLDRLRREMGMAVLLITHDLGIVRKVSDRVCVMTDGEIVEHGETERVFTAPEHPYTQKLLAAEPKGAPEPVAERAKTVLQASDVRVWFPIQRGFLKRTIGHVKAVDGVTVGVKEGETVGIVGESGSGKTTLAMAILRLTSCTGRVTFLGREVQGMGKEDLRSLRRDMQIVFQDPYGSLSPRLSIAEIVGEGMGVHDLSELGLKSEADKDRRIDEVLREVGLDPALRDRYPHEFSGGQRQRISIARAMVLRPKLVILDEPTSALDMSVQAQIVELLRDLQRKHGLAYLFISHDLKVVRAMSHRVYVMREGMVVEHGPTAQVMDAPKRDYTKALMAAAFDLEAREDGAVRT; encoded by the coding sequence ATGACCGAGCAGCACGAGAAACCCCTGCTCCGGGTCCGCGACCTGTCGGTCAGCTTCGGCCGCAACGAGCCCGCCGTGCGCGGCGTCTCGTTCGACGTGCACAAGGGCGAGACCGTGGCGCTGGTCGGCGAGTCCGGCTCCGGCAAGTCGGTCACCGCCCTGTCGACCCTGCGGCTGCTGCCCTACCCGCTCGCCAGCCACGGCCCCGCCTCCAGCGTCACCTGGAAGGGCGAGGAGATCATGGGCGCCGACGAGCGCACCCTGATGCGGATCCGCGGCGACGAGATCGCCATGATCTTCCAGGAGCCGATGACCTCGCTGAACCCGCTGCACACGGTCGAGAAGCAGATCGGCGAGACCCTGGCCCTGCATAAGGGTCTGCGCGACAACGCCGCCCGGGCGCGAACCCTGGAGCTGCTGGACCTGGTCGGGATCAAGGACCCGGAGAGCCGGCTGGCCTCCTACCCGCATCAGCTTTCCGGCGGCCAGCGCCAGCGGGTGATGATCGCCATGGCGCTGGCGAACGAGCCGGACCTGCTGATCGCCGACGAGCCGACCACCGCCCTGGACGTCACCATCCAGGCGCAGATCCTGGCCCTGCTCGACCGGCTGCGCCGGGAGATGGGCATGGCGGTGCTGCTGATCACCCACGACCTGGGCATCGTGCGCAAGGTGTCCGACCGGGTCTGCGTGATGACCGACGGCGAGATCGTCGAGCATGGCGAGACCGAGCGGGTCTTCACCGCGCCCGAGCACCCCTATACCCAGAAGCTGCTGGCCGCCGAGCCCAAGGGCGCGCCTGAACCGGTGGCGGAGCGGGCCAAGACCGTGCTTCAGGCCTCCGACGTGCGGGTCTGGTTCCCGATCCAGCGCGGCTTCCTGAAGCGCACAATCGGCCATGTGAAGGCGGTCGACGGCGTGACAGTGGGCGTCAAAGAAGGCGAGACCGTCGGCATCGTCGGCGAGTCCGGCTCCGGCAAGACCACGCTGGCCATGGCGATCCTGCGGCTGACCTCCTGCACCGGCCGGGTCACCTTCCTCGGCCGCGAGGTCCAGGGCATGGGCAAGGAGGACCTGCGGTCCCTGCGCCGGGACATGCAGATCGTCTTCCAGGACCCCTATGGCAGCCTGTCGCCCCGGCTTTCCATCGCCGAGATCGTCGGCGAGGGCATGGGCGTCCACGACCTCTCCGAACTCGGCCTGAAGAGCGAGGCGGACAAGGATCGCCGCATCGACGAGGTGCTGCGCGAGGTCGGGCTCGATCCCGCCCTGCGCGACCGCTATCCGCACGAGTTCTCCGGCGGCCAGCGCCAGCGCATCTCCATCGCCCGCGCCATGGTGCTGCGCCCGAAGCTGGTGATCCTGGACGAGCCGACCTCGGCCCTGGACATGAGCGTGCAGGCGCAGATCGTCGAGCTGCTGCGCGACCTGCAGCGCAAGCACGGGCTGGCCTATCTGTTCATCAGCCACGACCTGAAGGTGGTTCGCGCCATGTCGCACCGGGTCTATGTGATGCGCGAGGGCATGGTGGTCGAGCACGGGCCCACGGCCCAGGTGATGGACGCCCCCAAGCGCGACTACACCAAGGCCCTGATGGCCGCCGCCTTCGACCTGGAAGCGCGCGAGGACGGGGCCGTCAGAACCTAG